Proteins encoded in a region of the Zunongwangia endophytica genome:
- a CDS encoding HNH endonuclease, with amino-acid sequence MIQSYRREEWKEIEFDDKISEKEKFKISNFGRVINCKTDKEFLVKKYYINGYQNLPVKQKKNGKQTSRYVHKLVAEHFLERNNGVFVIHLNYDKTDNRVENLKWATKREKELHQFSHPDWDEVVRKRSKNIGKLSAGKVKIIKRQLKNKNNRLSMIAKRFGVSDMQIQRIKTGENWSTVTE; translated from the coding sequence ATGATACAGAGTTATAGGAGAGAAGAATGGAAAGAGATAGAATTTGATGACAAGATTTCTGAAAAAGAAAAGTTTAAAATATCAAATTTCGGTAGAGTAATAAATTGTAAAACCGACAAAGAATTTTTGGTTAAAAAATACTATATAAACGGTTATCAGAACTTGCCGGTAAAACAGAAAAAGAACGGAAAGCAGACGAGTAGATACGTTCACAAACTTGTTGCAGAGCATTTTTTGGAAAGAAATAACGGAGTTTTTGTTATTCACCTCAATTACGACAAAACTGATAATCGTGTTGAAAATTTAAAATGGGCTACGAAAAGAGAAAAGGAGCTGCATCAGTTCAGCCATCCAGATTGGGATGAAGTTGTTAGAAAAAGGAGTAAAAATATTGGTAAACTAAGCGCAGGTAAAGTGAAAATTATCAAGCGTCAATTAAAAAATAAAAACAATAGGCTGAGCATGATTGCAAAACGTTTTGGCGTGTCTGATATGCAAATCCAAAGGATAAAAACAGGCGAAAATTGGAGCACGGTAACTGAATAA